TCAGCGCTCCAGACGGTAGAGCATTTCCCCCGCCTTTGGCACAACGAGAATCCCATCTTCTTCGCGTCCCCTCAGCGCCGCCAGATCAACCGATTCAGGATTACGATAGCCCAGATTGTGGGCGGCGCAGCGCTCTGCCGAAATTCCCGTCGCCAGCGTGACGCGGATGCGCGGCTGTTCGCCCGCCGCCGGATCATAGGTACCGATCCCGCGCAGATGCGTGCTGTGTGCTAAGACGCCGCCCGGATAGCCCTTGAAACGTTCCCACTGTTTGACGAAGTAATCGCGGACGTGGTAGCCAATTTCTGCCAAAAGCCGCCCATGGGTGTAGCTGAATTCGGTGATGTGCGGGGCATAGATCACCACCTCGCCCCCCTCGGCAACGATGGGTTCAACCTTGTACATCCCCTTTGCCGCCGTCCAAATGTCATCGTACATCGTAGGCATGACGGAGATCACCTGCTGGAAGGGACGCGGCACATAGCGAACGTGGATATCTGCCGAGAGTGCCGCCGCTTGCGCCCACGCCTCATCCATCGTCCCGCCAAAAAGCCCGACGAGATCGTTTCCCCCGGGCTGGACGACCATAGCCAAACAGGTTTTGGGCGTTGGGATGAAGGCTGCGGCGCGGTTGATCAAGGCACGGACGGGCGTGATCCCCACCGTCCCGATGATTGCATAGCTGGTGATTAGCGCACCAAGCCAATGGGAGAGGTTGATCACCTCTGCCCCACCAACGCCGGGAAAAAAATACTTGTTCCCGCCGGAAAAACCAGCGACTTCGTGGGGAAATACTGCCCCGCAAACGAGAAGATGATCGTATTCAGTAACCAGCCGATTCACCCGCACCTCAACCGTCTCGGTCAAGAGACCGCCGCTGAGCGCGGCGATCTCGCTGGAGGGGATTGTCCCTAGATGGGCAAAGGTTTCAACATACATCCAATCGTGGTTGAGAACACGTACATTGGCATAATCCCCCTCGCCCGGGATCGCCCCCACCAAGCGGCTGATCTGTTCGGGCGTCAGCGGTTGGTGTGTGCCGAGGGCAATCAGATAGTCAAGAGCGGCGACACGGGGCAGAAGTGCCGCGCTGATCAGCCTAAACAAGAGAGGAATATCGCCGCTGCGTGTCCCATCGGGAATCAGGACGAGGATGCGCCGCCCATCAAGGGGAAGCGGGTCAAGCGTGGCATGGACGATGGCGTTTATCTGGTCGGCGGTCAGGGTGGCATACATGGGTGTCAATTCCCGTGCGCTGTTAGGTAGGGTCTGATCCTACCATAGGTTTGCCCCACTGCCTGCAAGCCCCTACGCAGATTGCCGCTGCTTGGTATAATCGCCCCTGTAGACTATATCCTTATCTAAATGTGCGTCATTGTGAATCTAGGTCATTGTGTGCTTGCCTCAAGGTGAATTTTTAGGAAAGGCTTTTTGATTATGGCTACCGAACCGTTGAAAATTGGGCTTCTGGTTGGGCGTGAATGGTCGTTTCCCCCCGCCTTTATTGACGAAGTGAATCGCCGCAGCGCGGGTGTCACCGCCGAGTTTGTCAAACTGGGCGGCACACGAATGAACGAACCCGTCCCCTACCGCGTGATTATTGACCGTATCTCTCACGAAGTCCCCTATTACCGCTCTTATCTGAAAAACGCCGCCCTGCAAGGGGCAAAGGTGATCAACGATCCTTTTATGTGGACAGCGGACGATAAATATTTTGACTCCGGATTAGCAATGAAACTGGGCGTTGCCCACCCCAAAACAATGGTGCTGCCGAATAAAGAGTACATTCCGGGCATTGTCCATGAGGAAAGCCTGCGCAACCTGATGTACCCGCTTGATTGGAATTGGATTGTCGATTACGTGGGGATGCCCTGTGTTCTCAAAGATGCGCACGGCGGCGGCTGGCGGGATGTCTATGTCTGCCATTCGATGGACGAATTGATCTGGCGTTACGATCACGCTGGCTTGCTGACAATGGTTGTTCAGGAATTCATCGCGTGGGATAACTATGCCCGCTGCATGTGCTTAGGGCAAGAGACGGTTCATGTCATGAAATATGACCCCCGCGCCCGCCATTACCACGAACACCACGATTTCGCGCCGGCGCTTTACGAACGCTTGGAGGGCGATTCGCTCAAATTGGTGAAGGCGCTCGGCTACGATATGAACACCGTCGAATTCGCCATTAAAGATGGCATTCCCTATGCCATTGACTTCATGAACCCCGCCCCCGATATGGATGTCAATTCGTTGGGACGTGTCCACTTTGATTGGTGCGTCCAGAATATGGCAGATATGTGCATCCGGCTGGCGAAATCGGATGCCAGCACCGCCTCCCGCTATGAATGGGGGCGGCAGATTGCGCCGAAAAAATAGAGGCGCACACTGAGCCGCTCATCGTTGGTGAGGGCAGCGGCGTAAGGTGTTCCCGTTCTCTGAATCTGAACGTTGCCCGGTGCGTTCGCGCCGGGTCGTGGTAATTCATACACCCCTTCAGCGCATAAAGGAAACCGCATGATCCGAGACGCCATTGCCCTTTATAACGATCTTCTCGATGATCACAGCGCGTTGGAGGCACAAGCCTCCCTGAACAGCAAGCTCCAAAAGCGGCGGCTGTTTTTTGGCGCACGCCCCATCTGCACTGTCCTACGCCCTGTTTTTTATTACCCCGACCAATGGGCATACCTCAAACACGAGACAGAGGTTTTGCTTGGCGCGTTTGGGCGGGCGCATCAGGCGTGCATGGCAGATGCTGCCCTGCGGGCGGAACTTGATCTTGAACCCTATGAGGAAGAACTCTTTCGCCTAGAGATTGGCTACGAGGCGCCATGGACGACTTCCCGCCTCGATTCCTTCTACGATCCCGATGCCAAGCGCCTGCGCTTTGTTGAATACAACGCCGAGACGCCCGCCGGCATGGGTTACTGTGACGAACTCTCCGATGCCTTCCTTGAATTAGAGGTGTTCCGCCGCTTTGGGCTAACTTACACGATTCGCAGTTTTACAGCGGTGCGCAGCCTGATTGCCACGCTTCTGGACTCGTGGCGGCAATACGGGGGCATAGGGCAGCCCCAAGTAGGAATCATCGATTGGTCGGATGTGCCAACGCTCAATGAGCATGAGATTATTCGGGATGCCTTTGCCGAACGGGGCATCAAGGCACAGCTTGCCGACCCCCGCAATCTAGAGTACCGTCAGGGGGCGCTCTGGATCGGAGATTTTCGGATCGACCTCATCTATAAGCGCGTCCTGTGCAGCGAGTTAATCCACCGCATGGGCATGGAAAACCCGATTGTCCATGCCCTGCGCGATAAGGCGGTCATGATGACGAACGCCTTCAGCGCCAAGCTGATGGCGAAGAAGGCGAGCTTTGCTATTCTCAGCGACGAACGTCACGCCCACCTCTTTACCGAGGCACAGCAAGCGGCAATCGAGGCACATATCCCCTGGACGCGGCGGGTGACAGACCGCAAAACAGTCTATCAGGGAAAATCGGTTGATCTGCTGACCTTTGCCGCCGAGAATCGGGATCGCTTCGTCCTCAAACCGAACGACGAATACGGCGGGAAGGGTGTGATCATTGGGTGGGAAAACAGTGCCGAGGACTGGGCGGCAGCGCTGAATGATGCCTTATTATCCCCCCATGTCGTACAGGAAAAGGTAGACGCCGCCTACGAGGATTTTCCAACGGTGGTTGATGGAAAGCTGAACATCGCCCCGCGCCTTGTGGACGCCGATCCTTACATCTATCAGGGGCGGACGGTGAGCGGCTGCCTGACGCGCCTTTCTTCCGTGACCCTTTTGAATGTCACGGCGGGGGGCGGATCGCTCGCCCCCACCTTTGTCATTGAACGACGCTAGGGACGAGGGGGGAGAGCGTTCCCCCCTCAACACACCCTAAAAGGCGTGTCCGGTAAGGAAAAGAAGGTATCGTCTATGGACAATCCAAGACAACACCAAAGGGATTGAACAATGGCTATGGATACCGTCTTCACCGAATTATACGTGTAAACGTTATACAGTCGCCCTGATCCCCCTGCCCCTTTCTCCCACAGGGAGAAGGGGGTGGGGGATAGGGGTTCTTTAGAAATCACTGTGGTCAACCACGAGTTTCCGGACAAGCCCTAAAGCGTTACCGACATGATCAACAGGTCATGGGTGCGTTCGTCGCGGGTTTTCACCCACTCTTGTAACACCGCCTCCGCCCGAAAACCGATCTGCTCCATCACCTCGCGGGCGCGGCGGTCTTCGCTGGCGACATAAGCAACCACCTTATCCAAGCCAAGCGTGCGGGCAAAAACGATCAATTCCTTTGCCAGCGCCGATGCCAACCCCCGCCGCCGATACATGCTGCTGACGAGGACGCGCAGTTCCGCCAAATGGCGATTCCAAAACAACTGGTTGTAATGAAGGGAGCCATAAGCAGCAATGTTACCCCGCTCTTCGACAAGGATGGTGATCGTCCGGTCTTTTTCAATATCGTGAATCCACTCATCCACCGCCTCTGGTTGGGTCACATCGCGCCGCATAAAAAGCGTGTCGTTTTCGGGGAGGTGGGAGACGAAATTCACGACGCTGTGGCGGTCTTTCGCCGTCATAAGGCGAAGGGTGAACGCCGTCCCATTCAAAGTGACTGTCTTGGGAAAATCATTTTCTGCCATCGGAACGCAATACCTTTTTTATCTGTGAATGATCGGATTATCGTTTCTACCCCCCCTCGACGTTAACCCGCCGAGGGGAATCTTGTCCCTACTGGACTATTGCCCAAAGGCGGCAAGGATGATTCCCTGCCCGCTAATGCCCACATACCACGCCGGAATCCAGCCGATGCCGAATGCTTCTATCGCTATGTCTTTTTTGAAGGGGCGGACGGCGTATTCCTCCAACTGACCAGCGATCTTCGTCCATTTGTCGTTGATGCCCTTCAACGCCTCGGCAAGCTGGTTTTGCGTCGCCTCAATCTCGTCCTCAATGAGCGAGAGTGTGCGCTCTGTTGTGTCCATGCCCACTTGCGCTTGTGTTTTGTAGCGGCGGGCGCGGCTCATCCGGCTGAGCGTGTAACTCGTCCGTCCGCGCATCAAACTCATCACCGCCTCGCCGGTGGTGAACAAGTCTTCACGCTTCAATTCATCCAAAACACGCTTGTCGGCGTTCAGTTCCGCCGCCTTTTTCTGAAGTTTGATCTCCAGCACGGCGAGGAGCTTATCATACTTCGCGGCGGTGGTGTCAATTTCGGCATCGCGTGCCTCACGCGCCTTTTGCGCCACGCGGTTGGCAAACGAGACACGGTTTTCCGTCGTCATGCTGTACATGTCTAGGGTGCTGTTGTAAAGCAGCTTTAACTGTGCCGTTCGCGCCACATAATCGAGCGCCTCAGCACGAAGGGTCGTCATGCGCTTGGGGTCGGTTAAGCCCCCGCCAAGCGACCCATAGGCGGCTTCGCCAACGGCGCTGTAGGCAAGCTGATCAACGGCTACTGCGGGCGCTTGGTAATCGTTCCAGCGCACCAGCCCGGATGCCTGCACATTCGGGATGTGGAATGCCCAAAATTGTTCCGCCTCTGCCCCCGACTTTTTATCCAGATAGCGAATTCCCATCTGTGCCAATAAGACAGGTTGGTAGAGCAAGATCGACCCCTCATAACGCCCCATATTCCCCGTCCGCCGCACCGCCTCTTGGACGGAAATGGTCACGGGCAAAAAGTATTGGGCGATGGAGGACGGCAAGACGGGTGGCGAATTGAAAAATCCATTGGGCAAGGTCGCTTCCGACGCTGCTGGTGAGGGTGGGGTGTTAGCGGGCGGCGGCATGTTTGGCGGCATAGAGACCGCGCCCATCGGCTGTGTTGCGCTCCCTATTTCCCCTGCCGGACGTGGCGTTGGGGTGTTGGTTGGCTCTAACCAGAACGGTGTTGCTCCGGTGTTCCCTGTTGGGGCGGGGGTTGTGGGGGGGACGGTGGGCGGCGCAGTGGGTGGTAGAGAGGCGGGCGCTTCCTCGTTCAGCCGATCCAGAAAATTCTTCTTGGGCGCGGCGGATGGTTTCGACTCGGCAGCCAGACGATCCAAGAAATTGCCTGTGGGAGCAGCGTTCGTTGGCGGAACGCTTCCCCCACCTCCCACAGCCGGGGCGGAGTGGGCGTTGTCCTCAGGGAGTTCGGCGGGCGGTGGCGGCACATCCGAGGGGGCAAGCGTCCCCACCCGCGAGCCACCGCCGCTCATGCT
This genomic interval from Anaerolineales bacterium contains the following:
- a CDS encoding GNAT family N-acetyltransferase, translated to MAENDFPKTVTLNGTAFTLRLMTAKDRHSVVNFVSHLPENDTLFMRRDVTQPEAVDEWIHDIEKDRTITILVEERGNIAAYGSLHYNQLFWNRHLAELRVLVSSMYRRRGLASALAKELIVFARTLGLDKVVAYVASEDRRAREVMEQIGFRAEAVLQEWVKTRDERTHDLLIMSVTL
- a CDS encoding DUF2088 domain-containing protein, whose product is MYATLTADQINAIVHATLDPLPLDGRRILVLIPDGTRSGDIPLLFRLISAALLPRVAALDYLIALGTHQPLTPEQISRLVGAIPGEGDYANVRVLNHDWMYVETFAHLGTIPSSEIAALSGGLLTETVEVRVNRLVTEYDHLLVCGAVFPHEVAGFSGGNKYFFPGVGGAEVINLSHWLGALITSYAIIGTVGITPVRALINRAAAFIPTPKTCLAMVVQPGGNDLVGLFGGTMDEAWAQAAALSADIHVRYVPRPFQQVISVMPTMYDDIWTAAKGMYKVEPIVAEGGEVVIYAPHITEFSYTHGRLLAEIGYHVRDYFVKQWERFKGYPGGVLAHSTHLRGIGTYDPAAGEQPRIRVTLATGISAERCAAHNLGYRNPESVDLAALRGREEDGILVVPKAGEMLYRLER